From the genome of Eisenibacter elegans DSM 3317:
TGGGCGTGATGATGCCTCTTTCTTTTCGTTGGTACCAAGACATAAAGCAAGGGGGTTGGTCGAAAATAAAAGGTAGCGGCTATAGCCCCGTTGGGTGGCCAAACCGCTACCAAAGCCTTTAGGCAATATCTATTTGCGAAGCAAGATATACGTCTTGAATGGCATTGAGCAGCTCAATACCTTCATTCATAGGGCGTTGGAATGCCTTACGACCTGAAATCAAGCCCATACCACCAGCGCGCTTGTTGATAACGGCAGTGCGAACGGCTTCGGCCATATCTGAAGCACCAGAAGAAGCACCACCAGAGTTAATCAAACCTGCACGACCCATATAACAGTTGGCTACTTGGTAGCGGCAGAGGTCTATGGGGTGCTCAGAGCTGAGTGTATCGTATACGTTTTTATGGGTTTTGCCAAAATTGAGGGCATTGTATCCGCCGTTGTTTTCGGGGAGTTTTTGCTTGATGATATCGGCTTGGATGGTTACACCCAAGTGGTTGGCCTGGCCGGTCAAGTCAGCCGAAACGTGATAATCTACCCCGTCTTTCTTAAAAGCACCATTGCGGGTGTAACACCACAAGATAGTCGCCATTCCGAGCTCGTGAGCTTCCTCAAACATTTCGGCAACTTCAACAATTTGGCGAGCCGATTCTTCAGAGCCAAAGTAGATTGTTGCGCCAACAGCGGTGGCTCCTAAATTCCAAGCCTCTCGAACAGAGCCAAAAGGAATCTGATCAAACTTGTTGGGGTAAGTCATCAGCTCATTGTGATTGACTTTTACGATAAAGGGGATTTTGTGCGCATACTTGCGTGAAAGCATCGCCAAGCCGCCAAAAGTAGTTGCTACAGCATTACAACCGCCTTCGATAGCTAGTTTGATGATGTTTTCGGGGTCAAAGTAGATAGGGTTGGGGGCAAATGAGGCGCCGGCGCTGTGCTCGATGCCTTGGTCTACCGGAAGGATAGACACATAGCCCGTGTTGGCCAAGCGGCCATTGCCAAAGAGTTGCTGTAAGCTCTTGAGTACTTGTGTGTTGCGGTTGCTTTGCACAAACACATGGTCTACAAACTCAGGGTTGGGTAGGTGCAACATCTCTTTGTTGATGGTTTTGCACTGATGCGAAAGCAACTGCTCTGCGTCTTGGCCCAACAGGCTCACTATCTTATCGTATGACATTGTATGCAGGGTTTGGGGTACAATATACAGTTTTTGAATTATTAGGCCACAAAGATAGACAAAACCACTTAGATTGAGCAGTTAAGGGGTTGGTTTTTTGTTGGATGCCAGAAATGATAGATAGCGATGTTGTCTGTTGATGACAGCGCTTTATAATGATGAACACATAGAGGTTACATCAGGCCTTGGGCTTTCATCTCTTGCCTTAGTTGTTCGATACTGGCAAGGGGTAGGTTGGTTAGTTCCTGAATGATTTCATTGTTGTAACCCTT
Proteins encoded in this window:
- a CDS encoding class I fructose-bisphosphate aldolase — protein: MSYDKIVSLLGQDAEQLLSHQCKTINKEMLHLPNPEFVDHVFVQSNRNTQVLKSLQQLFGNGRLANTGYVSILPVDQGIEHSAGASFAPNPIYFDPENIIKLAIEGGCNAVATTFGGLAMLSRKYAHKIPFIVKVNHNELMTYPNKFDQIPFGSVREAWNLGATAVGATIYFGSEESARQIVEVAEMFEEAHELGMATILWCYTRNGAFKKDGVDYHVSADLTGQANHLGVTIQADIIKQKLPENNGGYNALNFGKTHKNVYDTLSSEHPIDLCRYQVANCYMGRAGLINSGGASSGASDMAEAVRTAVINKRAGGMGLISGRKAFQRPMNEGIELLNAIQDVYLASQIDIA